One Kiritimatiellia bacterium genomic region harbors:
- a CDS encoding tetratricopeptide repeat protein translates to MATIGTSKKRYFFLVLLAAALPALADVADDLAMSGEEAMNRGQYDQAIGFFEKIVKTKQTYVNIPSVKFNLAWCYYQRVRYEEALPLLADLSGDRAPSKEIQEQSVFLMAECHTRLAASLTGKEQEKERKKNLKKAIELQDSFIKNYPKSINYPYAIYGRAYAYYLSGELDNAQKDLDNLIRSFGNTSVGMSAQFLLASVYSQQGLDQIKAGKRAEAQPWLEKARKIFDQLSKSNINLALANDSNYSLAETWLEAGEYDQAIQYCRNVRPKSEVLLDLKSRLEAISARMAADLAKGADIKAIKNELGRVQGQYAGVQDSPDLMITAYFRIADIFFRMKRYDEAITVGRHLLNFTKGPQYQQAAFLIINGYIAQKDADAAALEFEEFKAKTGADAPIAERAALSLGQLYFVQNNIATALQYFAESFDTFPDGAGAEDALYMKAACEFNLNQPESLHETVEIYMEKFPKGHFLANLLFFRAVNLAGEKQWDEALAAINELLQRFPKGTDAFETIDEALYQKGVFLTQLKKPKEAVRLYEDFQKRYKESRMMPFALYQMSMALNDDGQFAKAVDVLERIAREYADQEIAAQALFRIGVMYYEKEDFVRMSHALERVPAEFPESPLNADACFFLGWVGKEKLNEYDTAVHYLWQSLELDPRNERAPEILFLIAQALNEKAQRMGQPTILPDQQRAVYRQTMLESAEACESLLRNYPDSEQALSAIPGIADAIFNLVRYRMMNADEAEQYFAKAIARHKDNPALQAQLIFSRGMFLVKNAEKEKALAAFKEALAVDANVRLSYQMLLDYADAAKEAMGLKEAEQTYQRVLTEFAADPYAAAPATYGLADIRFLEGKDAEAEQAFVKVLKDFPWFEKGKQGKVKIAQIRERRKDYEAAERMYSEVAAQERSPEARIGALLGTIRCQLVTADALDKQGQKAQALEKFNAADASASRIIIMFEAYPEFVSEALWHKGQIYEMQKKYDMAREQYERLAKDFKQYSWAKKAEERLKALPAAASPAGQ, encoded by the coding sequence ATGGCGACAATCGGCACCTCTAAAAAACGATATTTCTTCCTTGTTCTGCTGGCCGCGGCGCTGCCGGCGCTGGCGGACGTGGCCGACGACCTGGCCATGAGCGGCGAAGAAGCCATGAACCGCGGGCAGTATGACCAGGCCATCGGCTTCTTTGAAAAAATAGTAAAGACCAAGCAGACTTATGTGAACATCCCCTCGGTGAAATTCAACCTGGCCTGGTGTTATTACCAGCGCGTCCGGTACGAAGAGGCGCTCCCCCTGCTCGCCGACCTGAGCGGCGACCGCGCGCCGAGCAAGGAGATACAGGAACAATCCGTCTTCCTCATGGCCGAATGCCATACGCGCCTGGCCGCCTCCCTGACCGGCAAGGAACAGGAAAAGGAACGCAAAAAAAATCTTAAAAAAGCCATTGAACTGCAGGATAGTTTCATAAAAAATTATCCCAAGAGCATCAATTATCCCTATGCCATTTACGGCCGGGCCTACGCCTATTATCTGAGCGGCGAGCTGGACAACGCCCAGAAGGATTTGGACAACCTTATCCGGAGCTTCGGAAACACTTCCGTCGGCATGAGCGCGCAATTTCTGCTGGCCAGCGTCTACAGCCAGCAGGGCCTTGACCAGATCAAGGCCGGCAAACGCGCCGAGGCCCAGCCCTGGCTTGAAAAAGCCCGTAAAATCTTTGACCAGCTTTCCAAAAGCAACATCAATCTCGCGCTGGCCAACGACAGCAATTATTCGCTCGCCGAAACATGGCTTGAGGCCGGAGAATACGACCAGGCCATTCAATATTGCCGCAATGTCCGCCCGAAATCCGAAGTGCTGCTTGACCTCAAGTCCCGCCTGGAAGCAATCAGCGCCAGGATGGCGGCCGACCTCGCCAAGGGAGCCGATATTAAAGCTATTAAAAACGAGCTCGGGCGCGTGCAGGGGCAGTATGCCGGCGTCCAGGATTCGCCGGACCTGATGATCACCGCCTATTTCCGCATCGCGGACATTTTTTTCAGGATGAAACGTTATGACGAAGCCATCACGGTCGGCCGGCACCTCTTGAATTTCACCAAGGGTCCCCAGTATCAACAGGCCGCCTTCCTGATCATTAACGGATACATCGCCCAGAAAGACGCGGACGCCGCCGCGCTGGAATTTGAAGAATTCAAGGCCAAGACCGGCGCGGACGCGCCCATCGCCGAACGCGCCGCCCTTTCCCTGGGCCAGCTTTACTTTGTCCAGAACAACATTGCAACCGCCCTGCAATATTTCGCCGAAAGTTTTGACACCTTTCCCGACGGGGCCGGCGCAGAAGACGCCCTCTACATGAAGGCGGCCTGCGAGTTCAACCTCAACCAACCGGAAAGCCTGCATGAAACCGTGGAAATTTACATGGAAAAATTTCCCAAAGGACACTTTCTGGCAAACCTGCTCTTTTTCAGGGCCGTCAATCTGGCCGGCGAAAAACAATGGGACGAGGCGCTCGCCGCCATTAACGAACTCCTGCAGAGGTTCCCGAAGGGGACCGACGCCTTTGAGACGATTGACGAGGCTCTTTACCAGAAAGGCGTCTTCCTGACCCAGTTAAAAAAACCGAAGGAAGCCGTCCGCTTGTATGAGGATTTTCAGAAACGATACAAGGAAAGCCGCATGATGCCGTTCGCCCTTTATCAGATGAGCATGGCGCTGAACGATGACGGGCAGTTTGCCAAGGCCGTGGACGTTCTGGAGCGAATCGCGCGCGAATACGCGGACCAGGAGATCGCGGCCCAGGCGCTGTTCCGCATCGGCGTGATGTATTACGAAAAGGAAGATTTTGTCCGCATGTCGCACGCCCTGGAAAGGGTGCCGGCCGAATTCCCGGAGAGCCCGCTCAACGCCGACGCCTGTTTCTTCCTCGGCTGGGTCGGAAAGGAAAAACTGAACGAATATGACACGGCCGTCCATTATCTCTGGCAGTCGCTGGAGCTGGATCCGCGGAACGAGCGCGCCCCGGAAATACTCTTTCTCATCGCCCAGGCCCTGAACGAAAAAGCCCAGCGCATGGGCCAACCCACCATCCTGCCCGACCAGCAGCGCGCCGTCTACCGCCAGACAATGCTGGAAAGCGCGGAAGCCTGCGAATCGCTTCTGCGGAACTACCCCGATTCGGAACAGGCCCTGTCCGCCATACCCGGCATCGCCGACGCCATTTTCAACCTGGTGCGCTACCGGATGATGAATGCCGACGAAGCGGAACAGTATTTCGCCAAAGCCATTGCCAGGCATAAGGATAACCCCGCCCTGCAGGCCCAGTTGATTTTCAGCCGGGGAATGTTCCTGGTGAAAAACGCCGAAAAAGAAAAAGCGCTGGCCGCCTTCAAAGAGGCGCTGGCGGTTGACGCCAACGTGCGGCTTTCCTACCAGATGCTGCTGGATTACGCCGATGCCGCCAAGGAGGCCATGGGCCTGAAGGAGGCGGAACAGACTTACCAGAGGGTCTTGACCGAATTCGCCGCCGACCCCTACGCCGCGGCGCCGGCCACTTACGGCCTCGCCGATATCCGCTTCCTGGAAGGAAAGGACGCGGAGGCGGAACAGGCATTCGTGAAGGTTCTGAAAGACTTTCCGTGGTTTGAAAAGGGCAAACAGGGCAAGGTTAAAATCGCCCAGATCCGCGAGCGTCGCAAGGATTACGAGGCCGCCGAACGGATGTACTCGGAAGTCGCCGCCCAGGAGCGTTCGCCAGAAGCCCGCATCGGCGCCCTGCTGGGAACCATCCGCTGCCAGCTGGTGACGGCGGACGCCCTGGATAAACAGGGACAGAAGGCCCAGGCGCTGGAAAAATTCAACGCGGCCGACGCAAGCGCCAGCAGAATTATTATCATGTTTGAGGCTTACCCGGAATTCGTCTCCGAGGCGCTCTGGCACAAAGGGCAGATTTACGAGATGCAGAAAAAGTACGACATGGCGCGCGAACAGTACGAGCGGCTGGCCAAAGACTTCAAACAGTACTCCTGGGCAAAGAAAGCGGAGGAACGCCTCAAGGCCCTGCCGGCGGCCGCGTCCCCGGCGGGACAATAA
- a CDS encoding MotA/TolQ/ExbB proton channel family protein: MKKIIVKMLAVMTVGLVMLGAEPLLPSDADCGRDFFVASALAQAPAAAGGEAAPAGPPTTLGDYWVVCGLTRWPLLAVAIWITALIIELTMRARTKALCPPAAVSQLSSTLAVQDYVKAWQFCADNPSPLARIMMPVIEALPKGLNAVMDTAFDNLNLLNNTFKTKCSYLNLHATVSTLLGLFGTISGMMSAFNKMAYSGATGDPAKLAGSISEALVTTYVGLALAISALVLFYVFTNRIKAVMTDAQNTVLGLIGEIDFSAITSDMEIVTGEMKARAMGGKIEGGSAPKSAVKPVASAVAAKPAEMAQCPHCQHQVHVGAAKCPNCSSELEWE; the protein is encoded by the coding sequence ATGAAAAAAATCATTGTGAAGATGCTGGCCGTCATGACCGTCGGCCTGGTGATGTTGGGCGCGGAACCGCTCCTGCCTTCTGACGCGGATTGCGGGCGCGATTTCTTTGTTGCATCAGCCCTGGCTCAGGCGCCGGCCGCCGCCGGAGGCGAAGCGGCGCCGGCGGGTCCGCCGACCACGCTGGGGGATTACTGGGTGGTCTGCGGCCTTACCAGGTGGCCGCTATTGGCGGTGGCCATTTGGATAACCGCGCTCATTATTGAGCTTACCATGCGCGCGCGGACCAAAGCCTTGTGCCCGCCGGCGGCCGTTTCGCAGTTGTCGTCAACGCTGGCAGTGCAGGATTACGTCAAGGCCTGGCAGTTTTGCGCCGATAATCCGTCGCCTCTGGCGCGCATAATGATGCCGGTGATAGAAGCCCTCCCGAAAGGTCTGAATGCGGTTATGGATACCGCCTTTGACAATCTGAATCTGCTGAATAACACATTCAAGACAAAATGCTCGTATTTGAACCTGCATGCGACCGTCAGCACCCTGCTCGGTCTTTTCGGAACCATTTCCGGAATGATGAGCGCTTTTAACAAGATGGCCTACAGCGGAGCGACCGGCGACCCAGCCAAACTGGCCGGAAGCATCAGCGAAGCGCTGGTCACGACTTACGTTGGGTTGGCTCTCGCTATTTCCGCGCTCGTTCTTTTTTATGTCTTCACAAACCGGATCAAGGCCGTCATGACCGACGCGCAAAATACCGTTCTTGGCCTGATCGGCGAGATTGATTTCAGCGCGATCACGTCCGACATGGAAATAGTAACCGGCGAAATGAAAGCGCGCGCCATGGGCGGGAAGATAGAAGGCGGGAGCGCGCCCAAATCCGCGGTCAAGCCGGTGGCGTCCGCCGTGGCGGCCAAGCCGGCCGAAATGGCGCAGTGTCCGCACTGTCAGCACCAGGTGCATGTCGGCGCGGCCAAGTGCCCGAATTGCAGCAGTGAACTGGAATGGGAGTAA
- a CDS encoding tetratricopeptide repeat protein, with protein MKTGLSFGVKRLADVCVLLFFICAFAGRAEDVIITKNQRFRGQVKSADSKGVAIEIAGQGVLTVPRAAIVQMKVEPPPTIVRGIEAYEKGSYREAQLNLARTVHQYVGLDTDWAAKALVYYGRGCLAGGDLAGAEKAFSAFLAAYDDDPLGMDAELGLAETEVARNEIDKAMPKFQALAEEYAKQLKPSSETMPYAAAVFLGLGKCLEAKENQAGALESYLKVIALYPDNKAMPEALYRSALIYQRRNEKEKAGLILNDLMTQYPSSPFSQKAAELRKIK; from the coding sequence ATGAAAACCGGACTTTCTTTTGGCGTTAAGCGTTTGGCGGATGTTTGCGTTTTATTGTTTTTCATCTGCGCCTTTGCCGGGCGGGCGGAGGACGTCATCATCACCAAGAACCAGCGGTTCCGCGGCCAGGTCAAGTCCGCCGACAGCAAGGGGGTGGCCATTGAAATCGCCGGCCAGGGCGTGTTGACCGTGCCCCGCGCGGCGATAGTGCAAATGAAGGTTGAGCCGCCGCCGACCATTGTCCGCGGCATTGAGGCTTACGAAAAGGGCAGTTACCGCGAGGCGCAGTTGAACCTTGCCCGGACTGTTCACCAATATGTCGGATTGGACACCGACTGGGCCGCCAAGGCGCTGGTCTATTACGGACGCGGTTGCCTGGCCGGCGGCGATCTGGCCGGGGCCGAAAAGGCTTTCTCCGCATTTCTCGCGGCCTATGACGACGATCCGCTCGGAATGGATGCCGAGCTCGGGCTCGCGGAAACCGAGGTGGCGCGGAACGAGATTGACAAGGCCATGCCCAAATTCCAGGCGCTGGCCGAAGAATACGCCAAACAGCTTAAACCTTCCAGCGAAACAATGCCTTATGCCGCGGCCGTTTTCCTGGGGCTGGGCAAATGTCTGGAGGCCAAGGAGAACCAGGCCGGAGCGTTGGAGTCTTATTTAAAGGTCATAGCGCTCTACCCGGACAATAAGGCCATGCCCGAGGCGCTGTACCGCTCCGCGCTGATTTACCAGCGGCGGAATGAAAAGGAGAAAGCCGGGTTGATTCTGAATGATTTAATGACGCAATATCCCTCTTCGCCGTTCAGCCAGAAGGCGGCGGAGTTGAGGAAGATTAAGTAG
- a CDS encoding biopolymer transporter ExbD: MAKKRLINEDIEQSDGMAPIINCMMILLMYFIIAGQIKTEEKYLGLLIPGGGTPAVGIPVELVLAINEAGQVFCNDQPMDSPADRELPTIRGKIKQCLDLFGEKQPVIIHPQPKVRHQRIVDVLNACAAVGVKNLSFNAN; this comes from the coding sequence ATGGCGAAAAAGAGGCTGATCAACGAAGATATTGAGCAATCGGACGGCATGGCGCCCATTATCAACTGCATGATGATTCTGCTGATGTATTTTATCATTGCCGGTCAGATTAAAACCGAGGAAAAATATCTCGGCCTGCTGATTCCCGGGGGCGGCACGCCGGCCGTCGGTATCCCGGTTGAACTGGTGCTGGCCATCAACGAGGCCGGACAGGTGTTCTGCAACGACCAACCGATGGATTCGCCGGCTGACCGAGAATTGCCGACAATCCGCGGCAAAATAAAACAGTGCCTTGACCTTTTCGGCGAAAAACAGCCGGTCATCATTCACCCCCAGCCCAAAGTGCGGCACCAGCGCATTGTGGACGTGCTTAATGCCTGCGCCGCGGTTGGGGTGAAAAATTTGTCATTTAACGCCAATTGA
- a CDS encoding biopolymer transporter ExbD — protein MAEQPKKQLDIDTPSMPLNLGPLIDIVSILLLYYIVCSTFETTRVSREVILPFARQGLKEEDTSGRFVVNIEWNEGLYEASYLVNGMKTSGPAEMTTLIMQGKKSQGNPRNFRVVLRADRRVPYEFTQQAMAAVAEADVGNILFSTTEDIAEK, from the coding sequence ATGGCCGAACAACCGAAAAAACAGTTGGACATTGATACGCCGAGCATGCCGTTAAACCTCGGCCCGTTGATTGACATCGTCTCAATTCTGCTCCTCTATTATATTGTCTGCAGCACCTTTGAAACCACCCGGGTAAGCCGGGAGGTTATTCTGCCCTTCGCCCGCCAGGGCCTGAAAGAAGAAGATACTTCCGGACGTTTTGTGGTGAATATAGAGTGGAATGAAGGCCTGTATGAGGCGTCCTATCTTGTTAACGGCATGAAGACGAGCGGGCCCGCCGAAATGACAACGCTCATTATGCAGGGCAAAAAATCGCAGGGCAATCCCAGGAATTTCCGAGTAGTTCTCAGGGCCGACCGAAGGGTGCCTTATGAATTTACCCAGCAGGCCATGGCGGCCGTGGCCGAAGCCGATGTGGGCAACATTCTTTTTTCAACGACCGAAGACATTGCTGAAAAATAA